GGCACCCCGGGACGCGACGCCGCCGCCTCACGCACCTGTGCCGGCGGACGCGACGTCCGTCCCGGTCGCACCAGAAGCGGGTACGGCGGTTCCGGACGCCGGGACGGGCACCGGCACCGGCGGGGCGACCTGGGCCGCGCCGACCATGAGCCTGCCGGTGCTGGCCACCGGGCTGGTCATCCAGCCGGGCATGGAGCTGCCGATGCCCGACGACTACGCCGGGCCGCAGGCCGTCGAGCGGCTCGCCACCCTGGACGTACCCGGGGCGGGGTTGGGGGTGTTGGAGCGGGTGGTCGGTTTCGCCGCCGCCACCCAGGGCACCCCGACGCCCGCCGCCTGGGAGCGGGTCCGGTTGGTGCTGCTCAACGGCGAGCACGAGGGCGGGGCCGCCGCCGGCACGGTGCCCGGCGAGTCGGGTCGACGGGCCCAGCAGGCCGAGAACGGCACCGGCGTGCTCGGTCGGTTGGCCGCCGAGACCGGGGCGGCCGTGCAGGTGGTCGACGTGCCGACGGCCGCGCCGATGGAGCAGGTGCCGGCGCTGACCGCCGAGACGGTAGAGGCCGCGCTGCGGTTCGGCTGGCAGTTGGCCGAGGAGGCCGCCGAGGCAGGGGTGCAGCTGCTGGTGCTCGGATCCTGCGGGGCCGGCGCCGACGCGGCGGCGGCGGCGGTGCTCGCGGCGACCGCCGGCGCGGAGCCGGCAACCGTGCTCGGCCGGGTGGTCGGCGCCGACGGGCAGATCGACGACGCGGCGTGGATGCGCCGGTGCGCGGCGGTCCGCGACGCGATGCACCGGACCCGTCGTTCGCCGCGCGGTGCCAAGGACATCCTGGCCGAACTCGGCGGCGGGGACGTGGCCGTGGCCACCGGGATCCTGCTCGGCGCGACCGCACGCCGGCTACCGGTGCTGCTGGACGGGCCGGTCGGCCTGGCCGCCGGCATGGTCGGCCGGGACCTGGCCGGACAGTCCCGGCACTGGTGTCTGCTGGCCGACGCCGGTGGCCATCCGGCAGTCACGCTCGCCGCCGACGTACTCGGCCTGAGCCCCCTGCTCGACCTGCGGATGGGGCTCGGTGAGGGGGCCAACGCGCTGGCCGTGCTGCCGCTGCTGCGCTCGGTGCTCGCCCTCGCCGCCGACCTGCCCACCCGCCCGGCCGACACCGACGACCCGGCCGACCGGGCCGCCCCTGACGCACCGTCCGCCGGCGCACCGTCCACCGATGCACCGTCCACCGACGGGCCGGGCACCGGCGACCAGCCGGGCAGCGACGGGTCGTCCGGCGACGAGCCGGTGACCGCGCCGCCGGTCACCGGCACCGGCCCCGCCGACCTGCCACCGGGCGACGACCTCCGCGACTTCGTCGAGCCGGAGCCGACCGGTCCGGGCCCGGCGACCACCGCCGAAGGGCAGACCGGGCCGGCGCAGACCACCCTCGACCAGGCCGGGCCCACGCAGGCCGGGCCCACGCAGGCCGGGCCGACGCAGGCCGGGCCGACGCAGGCCGGGCCGGCCGGATCCGGCCGGCCGCTCGGCTGACCCGCCGGTGACCGGCCGGTCCCGGTACGTCGACGGTCTCCGGTTGGCCGTCGGCACCTTCACCGTCCTGCCGGTGCCCGGCGGGCGGGTGGACCGGGCGACCGCCGGGGTCGCGATGGCGCTGGCCCCGGCCGTCGGTGCCCTGCTCGGTCTCGCCCTCGGCGGGGTGCTGCTGGCGCTCACCCCGCTCACCTCGCCGCTGATCGCCGCCGGGCTGACCCTCGGCTGCGCCGCGCTGCTCACCCGGGGGCTGCACCTGGACGGACTGGCCGACATCGTCGACGCGCTCGGCTCGTACCGGCCCGGACCGGCCGCGCTGGAGATCATGAAGAAGCCGGACGTCGGCCCGTTCGGGGTGGTCGCCCTGGTGGTCGTACTCCTGGTGCAGGCCGCGGCGCTGGCCGAGCTGGCCGGCCGGTCGGCGCCGGCGGGCCTCGCGGCGGTGGTGGTGGCCGTCGCGACCGGTCGGCTCGCGGTGACGGTGGCCTGCCGGCGGGGGGTGCCGGCGGCCCGACCGGACGGGCTGGGCGCGCTGGTCGCCGGCACCGTCGGCCCGGTCGCGCCGGTCGTCGGCACGGTCGCCGTCGCGGTGCTGGCGTCGGTGGCCGTGCCGGGGCGGCCGTGGCAGGGGCCGCTGGTCGTGGTCGCCGCGCTCGCCGTCGTGCTGCTGCTCCTGCGTCATCTGGTACGTCGCCTCGGCGGCATCACCGGCGACGTGCTCGGTGCCGGCGTGGAGGTCACCTCGACCCTGGTCTACCTGGGACTGGTGCTGTCCGGCTGAGCGCCGCGCGCCGGGGCGGGTAGCGTTTCGGTTGGACAGCACCGGTGCGCCACGATCGGGGACGACATGCTCATCACGGACGACTTCCTGCCCGTACCGGTGCCGGAGTCGCTCACCGCGACGTACCTGGTACCGATGGTCGGGTTGCCGCGGGTCGGTACGAAGTCGGCGGTGGCCGCGGTGGCCGACCGGTTGGCCGAGCCGGTGCGGGGGTTGGCCCAGCAGATGCTGGACGGCCCGCTGATGTCGGTGGAGACCCGGTCGATCGCCGAGTTCCCCCAGCTCCCGCCGGATCTGCTCAGCGCGTTCGGCGCGACCGAGGCCCAGTTGGCCCGGCTGGCCGAGGCCAGTCACCTGGTGGTGGTGCAGGCGCAGTACCGGCCGGGCTGGCCACCGGCGCACGAGTGGGCGGCGCGGGCGGTGGCCGCCGCGATCGCCGAATCGGTCGACGGTGACGTGGTCGACGTCTTCGGTCTGCAGTTCCTCGACCCGGCGACCGCACTGCGGTCGTTGCCCGACGAGCAGGGCCGGGTCCGGCTGGTCGACTGGGTGCTGGTGCCGTACTCCTCCGACGCCGAGGGTCTCTGGTTCACCACCAAGGGGCTGCGCCGGTTCGGGCTGCTGGAGCTGCAGACCCAGGGGGTGCCGGACCACCTCACCCGGGCCTGGGGAGCGGTGATGACCGGCGCGGCCCGGCGGCTGCTGCGGGACTGGACCGAGGGGCTGGCCGGTGCCGAGGTGCCGGCGTTCGTGCAGCTGCCGGTGCTGGCCACGGTCACCGGCCACGACATCGCGGTGGCCTACGGCAACCCGGAGCAGCACGGGGCGACCGCGCCGGTGCTGCTGCGCCTGGAGCTGGACCCGGCCACCGACCCGGAGGCCGACTCGTTCCTGAGTCTGCGCCCGCCACCCGGGCACTCCGGACCGGACGGGCGGTACTTCGCCGCCGCCTGCGCCACCCTCTTCGCGGGTATCCAGCCCGACGTGCGCTACACCCGCCCCGGTGACGCGATGACCAAGGCGATCGCCACCGCCCGCGCCGGGCTGGCCGACGCCCGCGCCCGGTTCCTCGCCGGTGACCTGCCCGCCGAGACCCAGCTGGTGGTCAAGTACGGCCTGCCCGGCGACGAGGGTCCGGAGTTCGTCTGGGCCGGGGTGACCTCCTGGGACTCCCCGGAGCGGATCGTCGGCGCCAGCGCCAGCGACGCCCACAGCGACCCGGGCGTGCGCATCGGCGCAACGGTGGTGGTGGCCGCCGACGACGTCGTGGACTGGGCGGTGCTCGGCGCCACCGGCGTGCTGGAGGGCGGTTGGACCCAGGCCGTCCTCGACTCCGGCGACCGCCCCACCCCCTGAGCCCGACGGCCGGCCGGACCGGGGCTTCCGCCCCGGCCGTGGCGGCTCAGCGCACCCGGCTGCGGCGGCTCAGCGCACCCGGCCGTGGCGGCTCAGCGCACCCGGCCGCGGCGGCTCAGCGCACCGAGGGCTCGACGAAGGGCGGTCGGTTCAGCCGCATCCGGGACCGCCGACCCCGGATGTCGACCTCCACCAGGTCGCCGTCGGCAAGTCCGGGCGCGGTGTCCAGCAGGGCCAGGGCGATGCCCTCCTTGCGGGTGGGCGAGAAGGTGCCGCTGGTGACCGTGCCGACGCAGGTGTCGCCGACGTACACGCTCATCCCGGCGCGCGGGATCGCCCGGTCGACGGCCACCAGGCCGCGCAGCGTACGGCGGGGGCCGGTGGCCTTCTCGGCGAGCAGCGCGGCGCGGCCCCAGAAGGCCGGCTTGTCCCAGCCCACCGCCCAGCCGGCGCGGGCCTGCACCGGGGTGATCTCCAGTGACAGGTCCTGGCCGTGCAGCGGGTACCCCATCTCGGTGCGCAGGGTGTCCCGGGCGGCCAGCCCGCAGGCGCGCGGGGCGGGCGCGGCGGCGTGCAACGCGTCCCAGACCGCCACCGCGTCGGCAGCCGGCACCACCAGCTCGTAGCCCAACTCGCCGGTGTAGCCGGTCCGGCAGACGGTCAGCTCGACCGCGCCCAGGCGGGCCGGGGAGAAGCTCATGTAGTCGTGCCCGGTGGGCAGGCCCAGGGCGGTGAGCAGCTCGCCCGACCGGGGGCCCTGCACGGCCAGCACCGCGTACGCCTCGTGTTCGTCGGTGACGGTGACCGACGACGGCGCGGCGGCGCGCAGCCGGCGCAGCACCTCGGCGGTGTTCGCG
Above is a window of Micromonospora yangpuensis DNA encoding:
- a CDS encoding adenosylcobinamide-GDP ribazoletransferase, whose amino-acid sequence is MTGRSRYVDGLRLAVGTFTVLPVPGGRVDRATAGVAMALAPAVGALLGLALGGVLLALTPLTSPLIAAGLTLGCAALLTRGLHLDGLADIVDALGSYRPGPAALEIMKKPDVGPFGVVALVVVLLVQAAALAELAGRSAPAGLAAVVVAVATGRLAVTVACRRGVPAARPDGLGALVAGTVGPVAPVVGTVAVAVLASVAVPGRPWQGPLVVVAALAVVLLLLRHLVRRLGGITGDVLGAGVEVTSTLVYLGLVLSG
- a CDS encoding DUF2314 domain-containing protein, translating into MLITDDFLPVPVPESLTATYLVPMVGLPRVGTKSAVAAVADRLAEPVRGLAQQMLDGPLMSVETRSIAEFPQLPPDLLSAFGATEAQLARLAEASHLVVVQAQYRPGWPPAHEWAARAVAAAIAESVDGDVVDVFGLQFLDPATALRSLPDEQGRVRLVDWVLVPYSSDAEGLWFTTKGLRRFGLLELQTQGVPDHLTRAWGAVMTGAARRLLRDWTEGLAGAEVPAFVQLPVLATVTGHDIAVAYGNPEQHGATAPVLLRLELDPATDPEADSFLSLRPPPGHSGPDGRYFAAACATLFAGIQPDVRYTRPGDAMTKAIATARAGLADARARFLAGDLPAETQLVVKYGLPGDEGPEFVWAGVTSWDSPERIVGASASDAHSDPGVRIGATVVVAADDVVDWAVLGATGVLEGGWTQAVLDSGDRPTP
- the gcvT gene encoding glycine cleavage system aminomethyltransferase GcvT → MTQVTPDAAATRLRRSPLHERHTALGAKFASFGGWEMPLEYAGGGVLKEHTAVRAEVGVFDVSHLGKVRLTGAGAAAFVDACLSNDLGRIAPGRAQYTLCCDEATGGVVDDLIAYWYADDHVFLIPNAANTAEVLRRLRAAAPSSVTVTDEHEAYAVLAVQGPRSGELLTALGLPTGHDYMSFSPARLGAVELTVCRTGYTGELGYELVVPAADAVAVWDALHAAAPAPRACGLAARDTLRTEMGYPLHGQDLSLEITPVQARAGWAVGWDKPAFWGRAALLAEKATGPRRTLRGLVAVDRAIPRAGMSVYVGDTCVGTVTSGTFSPTRKEGIALALLDTAPGLADGDLVEVDIRGRRSRMRLNRPPFVEPSVR